One Brachyspira hampsonii genomic window, ACCGCATGATAAAAAAACTATACTAAAAATAATAGATAATATTGTTAATTTATACATTTTTTTCATAGCTTATTCAACCTGTTATATTTAATTTACTATCAGTATTTTTTGAAGAATTATCTTTGTTATTATTAGATGCTGCCTTACTTTCGCTATTAGTTTTAGACATTTGCTCTTCAACACCTTCCCAAGCTGTTTTAAGCTCTTTGAGATACCTTATTACTTCTAACAAAGGCGGCTTAGTTTTAGATATATTACCTTCTGTAAGTTTTTGATTCATATATGTATATATAGAAGCAAGTCTATGTGCTATATCTCCGGCTTCATAATTAAGAGAAGATAAAAGCTCATATATGATTTCCTGTGCTTTTACTATATTATTATGTGCCTCTTCAGTACCATGCTTTTTATCC contains:
- the fliS gene encoding flagellar export chaperone FliS encodes the protein MSSNNGYEKYKKVDVSTASQNRLIVMLYDGAIKFLETACAAMDKKHGTEEAHNNIVKAQEIIYELLSSLNYEAGDIAHRLASIYTYMNQKLTEGNISKTKPPLLEVIRYLKELKTAWEGVEEQMSKTNSESKAASNNNKDNSSKNTDSKLNITG